One Gossypium arboreum isolate Shixiya-1 chromosome 13, ASM2569848v2, whole genome shotgun sequence genomic window, aatacataaaataatatatatacaatttaaaataaataagttataaataattttaaaaggataaatGGACTAAAATTAAATGTAAATAAAAATCAGTggctaatttaattaaaaaaaataactgAGATCGGACCTAATTGAAACGCCACTAAAACCCTAGGGATTCATCGGGAAATTTTCCCTTGTCCCTAAACGGCACCGTTTCGTTATAGGCCTTAGAGTGGTTTccgttgggactaaattgaaacaaaattaaaacattagAGCTAAAtcaaaagtaaataaaatgaaattataaatattacaattgCGAGATGACTAATTGAGCAATTAACCCATTTACAAAAACACGCGAATCCTCCCCGAGTAATCGGGTCAACATGCGGATCCTAATGCTTCGAAACGACATCGTTTTTAAGCTTATCGAATTAAGCTAGAACGATGCCGTTTTACCGATgttataaaagtaaaacaaaagcttaaaattttcatttttcaaatactCAAACAAAAACAGAGAGAGAAATCTAAAACTCTCTCAGGGCTCCGGCCTAGGGCCATCCTGGCTCGTCCCAGAGCACCACTGCCTTTGGCCTCACGCGCCTCACTCGCCACCCTCTGAGCCTCCATGTTCGGCAGTTAGGGTTTTCAAAGCCCTATTCTTTTTGCGCGAATCAAAAGGTAAccctttttacttttttttaaatgtatttttgcTATATGCTGTATCAAAAGATAATAAATatcgaaaagagaaaaaaaattgaaatatcacATCTGTTCTTCAGTTTACTCCTTGATTtctcttatatatattttgaatttatcAAAAAAACCGTAGTCTTTACAGATTAGAAAAAGGGTTTTTATAGCCTTTTCTgcaaatatttacattttgggGAAAGAAATCTTCGATTTCTTTCCATGTTCATTTCGCTTTTGCTGTGTTTCTTTCCATATTTGTTCCTTGCCTGTCGCGATTTCTTTCCCTTGTTTGCAGGTGAGCGCGAGGATCTCGATGGCGAGACAAGGCTGAGGTGTGGCGCGCTGATGAAGGCGATGATCTCGGTGTTGTTCGCGAGCCGATGGTGGCGCCTTGACGTGAGGCCAATAGACGCTCCCCGAAAGTTCTGGAGTTTCATGAAACGAAAGGGCGCTAATTGGGCATGACGTTTGAGGCGTCTAAAGCTTCCAAAATCCTTTGCGGCGCGACGAGAAAGAGAGCTAGGGTTTCTAACACTATCTGAAAGTCATTTGGGCCCCTGCTATTTGGGCCTTCGGGTTTATTGGTATTATGTGGGTCTGTTTGGGTCTATTGTAATGGGTCTGGTTTAAGTTTGGCCTACGGGTGTATTTGGGTGTAACCGGGCTCACGGGTAGTGCTTCTGTATTGAACCAAAAACACTTGGGCTTTGTAATTGGACTTTTAAAtggacattttaaataaataaatacttatttatttaattcttttattctattttcagcccggtcaaatttgggctattacattatTGATAGCCAAAAAAAAACTAGAAATTGATAGTTCCAATGGTTTAACTGCACAAATTCAATTCGATTTTTAAGGAACCGCTCTAAGAACGGCAAAAAGCGGGGCAATTAGAACCGAAAAATTAGATTTagaaaatatttgatatttaatttctcaaatattgaaaaatacatttgataaataataaaagtgttattttcaataatgaaaatataatgataaaaatgCATTGAAAAACTCCTTTTAATAATAGAATAatgaaagataaaataaaataaaaatttcaaca contains:
- the LOC108466244 gene encoding uncharacterized protein LOC108466244, whose product is MDAHLSVSPDEVLVFELEAKPLKFSFFKYSNKNRERNLKLSQGSGLGPSWLVPEHHCLWPHAPHSPPSEPPCSAVRVFKALFFLRESKGEREDLDGETRLRCGALMKAMISVLFASRWWRLDVRPIDAPRKFWSFMKRKGANWA